The proteins below are encoded in one region of Arenibacter algicola:
- a CDS encoding LysR family transcriptional regulator: MGYQIELRHFNYFLAVAEELHYRKAAEKLCISQPGLSRQIKQMEEILEVKLFVRTKKKVSLTAAGEYLKSEIEFILNHLEVTKKQLRHIRDGNFGEVRIGFLGSAMQEVIPNLLIKLKDKFPGIQTNLEELSNNAQVNAILKDKLDMGFVRTARVPEGLNIQPVYTDTFSVVLPELYPLLTREFTDVGQLAAENFILFAQDYSPLYFDTVMSICEDSGFTPKVSHKSVHAQTIFKLVENNLGIAIIPTSLQYGFQMKVKFIELKNIPQRAVLSVCWKEDNRNPALRHCINLLLNESI, from the coding sequence ATGGGTTATCAAATAGAACTCAGACATTTCAATTATTTTTTGGCAGTGGCCGAAGAGTTGCACTATAGAAAGGCAGCGGAAAAGCTTTGTATTTCCCAACCAGGATTAAGTCGACAAATTAAACAAATGGAAGAGATTCTGGAGGTAAAGCTTTTTGTCCGGACAAAGAAAAAGGTAAGCCTTACTGCAGCCGGGGAATATCTCAAAAGTGAAATAGAGTTTATCTTAAACCATTTGGAAGTCACCAAAAAGCAGTTGAGACATATTAGGGATGGCAATTTTGGGGAGGTCCGAATAGGGTTTTTGGGTTCGGCCATGCAGGAAGTGATACCTAACCTTCTGATCAAGTTAAAGGATAAATTCCCTGGCATCCAGACCAATTTGGAGGAATTGTCCAACAATGCCCAGGTCAATGCCATCTTGAAGGATAAATTGGATATGGGCTTTGTACGAACGGCCAGAGTGCCTGAAGGCCTAAATATTCAACCGGTATATACCGACACTTTTTCCGTGGTTTTGCCAGAATTATATCCTTTATTGACCAGGGAATTTACAGATGTAGGGCAATTGGCGGCGGAGAATTTTATTTTGTTCGCCCAGGATTATAGTCCGTTGTACTTTGACACGGTTATGAGCATATGTGAGGATTCGGGTTTTACTCCCAAGGTTTCCCATAAATCCGTGCATGCCCAGACCATTTTTAAGCTGGTGGAGAATAATTTGGGGATAGCTATCATACCCACTTCCTTGCAATATGGCTTTCAGATGAAGGTGAAATTTATTGAACTCAAGAACATTCCGCAAAGGGCAGTACTATCCGTTTGTTGGAAGGAAGACAATAGAAACCCGGCTTTGCGACATTGTATTAATTTATTGTTAAACGAATCTATATAG
- a CDS encoding nitroreductase family protein encodes MIFDIIKRRRSIFPAQYNDEPISRENIEKVLEAANFAPTHKKTEPWRFKVLQGEAKEKLGLFLSLKYMETDPKPKQFKVEKLIQNPKKAAAVIAICMQRDLQESVPEWEEVAATAMAVQNMWLCCTELGIGSYWSSPGLIKYMGDFFELNTGEVCLGFFYMGYTDEEIPVVSKGPWQEKVTWM; translated from the coding sequence ATGATTTTTGATATAATTAAGAGGCGTCGGTCTATTTTTCCTGCCCAATATAATGATGAACCTATAAGTAGGGAGAACATTGAAAAGGTATTGGAGGCTGCCAATTTTGCGCCTACCCATAAGAAAACGGAACCTTGGCGATTTAAAGTACTACAAGGGGAGGCCAAGGAAAAATTGGGCTTATTCCTGTCATTGAAATACATGGAAACGGACCCAAAGCCTAAGCAGTTCAAGGTGGAAAAGTTGATTCAGAATCCAAAAAAGGCTGCCGCAGTCATAGCCATTTGTATGCAACGTGATCTCCAAGAAAGTGTGCCGGAATGGGAAGAGGTGGCAGCAACGGCAATGGCGGTACAAAATATGTGGCTCTGTTGTACAGAGTTGGGTATAGGGAGCTATTGGAGTTCTCCTGGCCTGATTAAATATATGGGCGATTTTTTTGAGTTGAATACAGGCGAAGTATGTTTGGGCTTTTTCTATATGGGGTATACTGATGAAGAAATTCCAGTTGTCAGCAAAGGCCCATGGCAAGAAAAAGTTACATGGATGTAG
- a CDS encoding DUF456 domain-containing protein yields MDIVLLIIGFILMFVGVLGSFLPVLPGTPISWVGLLLLYLTKAIPDDWIFLGITLAVAILVFALDYIIPVWGTKKFGGSKWGMIGTTIGLIVALIFPVLGFFGIIIWPFLGALVGELINRADQKTALKAAFGSFLGFLTGTFLKFMVTIIYLGLFIYKAWEYKSDLFPFFS; encoded by the coding sequence ATGGATATTGTGTTATTGATTATCGGGTTTATTTTAATGTTCGTCGGCGTATTGGGTAGTTTTCTTCCAGTACTCCCGGGAACACCTATAAGCTGGGTAGGCTTGCTACTGCTCTATCTTACCAAAGCCATTCCAGATGATTGGATTTTTTTGGGTATTACCTTGGCCGTAGCCATACTAGTTTTTGCCCTGGACTACATTATTCCCGTTTGGGGAACCAAGAAATTCGGGGGAAGCAAGTGGGGAATGATCGGTACTACCATTGGACTCATAGTAGCCCTTATATTTCCAGTTCTTGGATTTTTTGGAATCATAATCTGGCCTTTTTTGGGCGCTTTGGTAGGGGAACTGATCAACAGGGCCGATCAAAAAACGGCCCTAAAGGCCGCCTTTGGTTCATTTTTAGGCTTTTTAACCGGAACCTTCCTGAAATTTATGGTTACCATAATTTATCTGGGCCTATTTATATATAAGGCTTGGGAATATAAGTCAGACTTATTTCCCTTCTTTAGTTAA
- a CDS encoding BlaI/MecI/CopY family transcriptional regulator encodes MKQLTKAEEEVMQVLWQLQKCNVAAIIDELPEPKPAYNTVSTIVRILESKGFVDHEQEGRGYLYFPLIKKSDYGNQSINKLVDGYFQGSFKSMVSFFMKKNDMSLSELESILKDIKKEKE; translated from the coding sequence ATGAAACAATTAACCAAGGCAGAGGAGGAAGTAATGCAGGTTCTATGGCAGTTGCAGAAATGTAATGTGGCCGCAATTATTGATGAACTTCCAGAACCCAAACCGGCGTACAATACAGTTTCCACTATTGTACGCATTTTGGAAAGTAAAGGATTCGTAGACCACGAACAAGAGGGTAGGGGGTATCTTTATTTTCCGTTGATCAAGAAATCGGATTACGGCAACCAGTCCATCAACAAATTGGTGGACGGTTATTTTCAGGGTTCTTTTAAGAGTATGGTCTCGTTCTTTATGAAAAAGAACGATATGAGCCTATCCGAATTGGAATCTATACTCAAGGACATTAAAAAAGAGAAGGAATGA
- a CDS encoding BlaI/MecI/CopY family transcriptional regulator produces MKQLTKAEEEVMQVLWQLQKCNVAAIIDELPEPKPAYNTVSTIVRILESKGFVDHEQEGRGYLYFPLIKKSDYGNQSINKLVDGYFQGSFKSMVSFFMKKNDMSLSELESILKEIKKEKE; encoded by the coding sequence ATGAAACAATTGACCAAAGCGGAGGAGGAGGTAATGCAGGTATTATGGCAGTTGCAGAAATGCAACGTTGCCGCAATTATTGACGAATTGCCGGAGCCCAAACCTGCCTATAATACAGTTTCCACTATTGTACGTATTCTGGAGAGCAAGGGTTTTGTGGACCACGAACAGGAGGGAAGGGGTTATCTTTATTTTCCATTGATCAAGAAATCGGATTACGGCAATCAGTCCATCAACAAACTGGTGGACGGTTATTTTCAGGGTTCTTTTAAAAGTATGGTCTCTTTCTTTATGAAAAAGAACGATATGAGCCTATCGGAGTTGGAATCCATACTGAAGGAAATTAAAAAGGAGAAGGAATGA
- a CDS encoding M56 family metallopeptidase has protein sequence MIRYILECMAFQLLFLIVYDLFLKRETFFQWNRVYLIGTFVLSLLLPWIKIEAFRTSVSPEYFVYPEYLWGMDMSEGVVVARENDASFDFSAIEIIFYGGMLIAALLFVYKLYQIDRLKRQGEIRYFENFTRVVVRNSEMAFSFFRSIFLGDKVLEKDHESIIQHELVHIEQRHSWDLLLFELMRIVSWFNPLVYVYQNRVSELHEFIADARVAKTHKSEQYQLLLSQVFQTQHISFINQFFKSSLIKKRIVMLQKSKSKRVWQLKYLLLVPLVVGMLLYTSLEAQENGISGEEQSTGEEQLEKENQLPQLSNPNQDVVDVPFAEVEKVPVFPGCEDADNERDCFQQQIQKHIGKNFNYPQEAIEKGIEGRVNIMFVIQKDGSIGNVRMRSPDKILEAEAARIISLLPKMAPGEHKGKKVRVAYSIPITFKLEGKEEFGTRKNDDGTVDIAFAIIDKVPVFPGCEDAENKRDCFNASLQKHISKNFRYPKEAQEKRIEGRVNLLFIIQEDGSIGNLRMRGPDKILEDEAARIISLLPQMIPGEHRGEKVRVPFSIPITFRLQGPEENGSSQSPELTSVANTMSVMAYVKKVDGKEYLRCMVTDGTKGLPGVDVSIQGKNEVVVTDFDGLIEIEAQKGDVLTFKYKGLPTTMLVVTDQQKYHITNK, from the coding sequence ATGATACGGTATATTTTAGAATGCATGGCATTCCAGCTATTGTTTTTGATCGTTTACGATCTGTTTCTTAAACGGGAGACCTTTTTTCAATGGAACAGGGTGTACCTGATCGGGACATTTGTACTTTCCCTTTTGCTGCCTTGGATAAAGATCGAGGCTTTTAGGACTTCAGTTTCTCCAGAATATTTTGTGTATCCAGAATATTTGTGGGGTATGGACATGTCAGAGGGAGTGGTTGTTGCTCGAGAAAACGATGCTTCTTTTGATTTTTCTGCGATCGAAATAATTTTTTACGGAGGAATGTTAATTGCAGCCTTGCTTTTTGTCTATAAGCTATATCAAATAGACCGACTAAAACGTCAAGGTGAAATCCGGTATTTTGAAAATTTTACCCGAGTGGTGGTACGGAACAGTGAAATGGCTTTTTCCTTTTTTAGGTCCATCTTTTTGGGCGACAAAGTATTGGAAAAGGACCATGAGAGTATCATTCAGCACGAGCTGGTGCATATAGAGCAGCGGCATAGCTGGGATCTGCTGCTTTTTGAACTGATGCGGATTGTAAGTTGGTTCAATCCCTTGGTCTACGTTTATCAAAATAGGGTTTCCGAATTGCACGAGTTCATCGCCGATGCAAGAGTGGCCAAGACCCATAAGTCTGAACAGTATCAGTTGCTGTTGTCACAGGTCTTTCAGACCCAACATATTTCTTTTATCAATCAATTTTTTAAATCATCATTAATCAAAAAACGAATCGTCATGTTACAAAAATCAAAATCAAAAAGAGTTTGGCAACTTAAGTATTTATTGTTGGTGCCATTGGTAGTAGGGATGCTGTTATATACTTCCCTGGAGGCCCAAGAAAATGGCATTTCTGGCGAAGAACAATCTACTGGCGAAGAACAGTTAGAAAAAGAAAACCAATTGCCTCAACTTAGTAATCCTAATCAAGACGTCGTTGACGTTCCCTTTGCAGAAGTGGAGAAGGTGCCCGTTTTTCCCGGTTGTGAAGACGCAGATAACGAAAGGGATTGTTTTCAACAACAAATCCAGAAACATATTGGTAAGAATTTTAATTATCCCCAAGAGGCCATAGAAAAGGGAATTGAAGGCCGGGTCAACATCATGTTTGTTATTCAAAAAGATGGAAGTATTGGAAATGTAAGGATGCGCTCCCCAGATAAGATTTTGGAAGCGGAAGCAGCCCGTATCATTTCCTTGCTTCCGAAAATGGCCCCAGGGGAACACAAGGGGAAAAAAGTGAGGGTTGCTTATTCTATTCCGATCACATTTAAGTTGGAGGGAAAAGAGGAATTTGGTACAAGGAAGAATGATGATGGAACAGTAGATATAGCCTTCGCCATAATAGATAAAGTCCCGGTTTTTCCTGGTTGTGAGGATGCAGAAAATAAAAGGGATTGTTTTAATGCCAGTTTGCAGAAACACATTAGCAAAAATTTCAGGTATCCCAAAGAAGCCCAAGAAAAGCGTATTGAGGGGCGGGTAAATTTGTTGTTCATTATTCAAGAAGATGGAAGCATAGGAAATCTTCGTATGCGCGGACCTGATAAGATTTTGGAAGATGAGGCAGCCCGTATTATTTCTTTGTTGCCGCAAATGATACCTGGGGAACACCGTGGTGAAAAAGTACGGGTGCCTTTTTCGATTCCGATTACATTCAGGCTTCAGGGCCCAGAAGAAAATGGTTCATCACAATCGCCAGAATTAACGTCAGTTGCGAATACAATGTCTGTTATGGCATATGTTAAAAAGGTTGATGGTAAGGAATATCTTCGATGTATGGTTACGGATGGAACCAAAGGGTTGCCCGGAGTTGATGTTTCCATACAAGGAAAAAATGAGGTTGTGGTTACCGACTTTGATGGGCTAATTGAGATTGAAGCCCAAAAAGGGGATGTCTTAACTTTTAAGTACAAAGGATTGCCCACTACTATGCTTGTCGTTACGGACCAACAGAAATACCATATTACCAATAAGTAA
- the ruvC gene encoding crossover junction endodeoxyribonuclease RuvC encodes MANEKIILGIDPGTTIMGFGIIKVVNKKMEFLQMNELLLQKYDDPYTKLKLIFERTIELIDTYHPDEIAIEAPFFGKNVQSMLKLGRAQGVAMAAGLSRQIPITEYLPKKIKMAITGNGNASKEQVAKMLQSVLGLKSLPKNLDSTDGLAAAVCHFYNEGRIEVGKSYSGWDAFVKQNDGRVKK; translated from the coding sequence TTGGCAAATGAAAAGATAATATTGGGTATCGATCCTGGAACCACCATTATGGGTTTTGGCATAATTAAGGTGGTGAATAAGAAAATGGAGTTTCTTCAGATGAACGAACTCCTGCTTCAAAAATACGATGACCCCTATACCAAGCTAAAACTTATTTTTGAACGCACCATAGAGCTTATCGATACTTACCACCCGGACGAAATTGCTATTGAGGCCCCTTTTTTTGGAAAGAATGTGCAATCCATGCTCAAGTTGGGCAGGGCCCAGGGCGTGGCCATGGCTGCAGGCCTATCGCGCCAAATTCCCATCACGGAATACCTCCCAAAAAAGATTAAAATGGCCATTACAGGAAACGGTAACGCCAGTAAGGAACAGGTGGCCAAAATGCTGCAAAGCGTGTTGGGATTAAAGTCGCTCCCTAAAAACCTGGACAGTACCGATGGTCTTGCCGCTGCAGTCTGTCATTTTTATAACGAAGGCCGAATAGAAGTAGGCAAAAGCTATAGTGGCTGGGATGCTTTTGTGAAACAGAACGATGGTAGGGTGAAGAAGTGA
- a CDS encoding four helix bundle protein, with protein sequence MRFQDLLAYKKSFTLAMRIFEISKSFPKEERYSLTDQIRRSSRSVSANIAESYAKRLYPKYFINKLTDSDAENLETQVWLEYAKECQYIDKKIFDELIGESKEIGKLIYYMINNPDKFGSK encoded by the coding sequence ATGAGATTTCAGGACTTATTGGCTTATAAAAAATCTTTTACTTTGGCGATGAGGATTTTTGAGATTTCCAAATCCTTTCCTAAGGAAGAAAGATATTCTTTGACCGATCAGATAAGAAGATCCTCCAGAAGTGTTTCGGCAAATATTGCCGAATCTTATGCTAAGCGTCTTTATCCAAAATATTTCATTAATAAATTAACAGATAGTGATGCCGAGAATCTAGAAACTCAAGTATGGTTAGAGTATGCGAAGGAGTGCCAATATATTGATAAGAAAATATTCGATGAGTTGATTGGCGAAAGCAAGGAAATAGGTAAGCTAATTTATTACATGATTAATAACCCTGACAAGTTTGGTTCCAAATAG
- the hemW gene encoding radical SAM family heme chaperone HemW: MSGIYIHIPFCKQACHYCDFHFSTNMGKKEAMVLALIKELELRKDEFKEEEVQTIYFGGGTPSVLNTAEINQIIGSVYSNYTVVSAPEITLEANPDDLSEEKIEELAKSPINRLSIGIQSFFEEDLKMMNRAHNSMEAEDCIVLAKNYFDNISIDLIYGIPGMTNERWVANIEKALAFGVPHISSYALTVEPKTALKSFIEKGLIPPVDDELAEVHFHILVRKLEAAGFINYEISNFGKPGYFSRNNTAYWQGKKYLGIGPSAHSYDGIRRGWNVNNNTKYLKAISQNELPMEAEVLSKTDRYNEYIMTGLRTIWGVSLERIKEEFGGEFHSYLLRQASKKIEDGLLYMEKEHLFVSPKGKFLSDGIAADLFLVNLS; the protein is encoded by the coding sequence ATGAGCGGCATTTACATCCATATCCCTTTCTGCAAGCAGGCCTGTCACTATTGCGATTTTCATTTTTCCACCAATATGGGGAAGAAGGAGGCCATGGTACTGGCATTGATCAAGGAATTGGAACTTAGGAAGGATGAGTTTAAGGAGGAGGAGGTGCAAACAATTTACTTTGGGGGTGGAACTCCATCGGTTTTGAACACAGCAGAAATCAACCAGATAATTGGGTCGGTTTATAGTAATTATACTGTGGTAAGTGCACCCGAGATCACTTTGGAGGCCAACCCCGATGATCTGTCCGAAGAAAAGATAGAAGAATTGGCCAAATCACCAATCAATAGGTTAAGTATCGGAATCCAATCTTTTTTTGAGGAGGATTTAAAGATGATGAACAGGGCGCATAATTCCATGGAAGCGGAAGACTGCATCGTACTGGCCAAGAATTATTTTGATAATATTTCCATCGATCTTATATATGGTATTCCCGGGATGACCAATGAACGATGGGTTGCCAATATAGAAAAGGCATTGGCCTTCGGGGTGCCCCATATTTCCAGTTACGCCCTTACTGTGGAGCCCAAAACGGCCTTAAAATCGTTTATAGAAAAAGGGCTTATCCCTCCTGTGGATGATGAATTGGCTGAGGTACATTTTCATATTCTGGTACGTAAATTGGAAGCTGCAGGCTTTATTAACTACGAAATTTCCAATTTTGGAAAACCAGGTTACTTTTCCCGGAACAACACGGCCTATTGGCAGGGGAAAAAATACTTGGGCATTGGTCCCTCCGCCCATTCCTATGACGGAATTAGAAGGGGCTGGAATGTAAACAATAATACCAAGTACCTAAAAGCGATTTCTCAAAATGAATTGCCTATGGAAGCAGAGGTGCTGTCCAAAACCGATCGTTACAACGAATATATTATGACCGGGTTACGAACTATATGGGGAGTTTCCTTGGAGAGGATAAAAGAGGAATTTGGCGGGGAATTCCATTCGTATTTATTGAGGCAGGCCAGTAAAAAAATCGAAGATGGCCTGCTTTATATGGAAAAAGAACACTTATTCGTCTCCCCTAAAGGTAAATTTTTGAGTGATGGGATTGCTGCCGATTTATTTTTGGTTAACTTGTCCTGA
- a CDS encoding cyclase family protein, translating to MKTIIKHNTKNYTIDLSQPLDISIPITGKSTNVNAWYVDPPKIEPHTEGEFIGKVTEGASTNFNDINFNPHAHGTHTECIGHITEEFYSVNKSLSKFFFMTEVITIAPEKINGDFVISKKQLQYALGNKNREAVVIRTIPNLRDKMTRQYANTNPPYLLESAAQLLVDKGVEHLLIDLPSVDKEKDEGALLAHKTFWNFDGKRRLQATITEFVFVANTIKDGKYFLNLQLAAFENDASPSRPVLYLVEES from the coding sequence ATGAAAACCATAATAAAACACAACACTAAAAACTACACCATAGATTTATCCCAACCCTTGGATATTTCCATACCTATAACCGGAAAGAGTACCAATGTAAATGCATGGTATGTGGACCCACCAAAAATTGAACCCCATACCGAAGGGGAATTTATTGGCAAGGTCACAGAAGGGGCTTCGACCAATTTTAACGATATCAATTTTAATCCTCATGCCCATGGTACCCATACCGAATGCATTGGTCATATAACGGAAGAGTTTTATTCCGTTAATAAAAGTCTTTCCAAATTCTTTTTTATGACCGAGGTGATTACCATAGCTCCGGAAAAAATAAATGGCGATTTTGTAATCTCCAAAAAGCAATTACAGTATGCCTTGGGCAATAAAAATAGGGAGGCAGTGGTCATTAGGACCATCCCAAACCTAAGGGACAAAATGACCAGGCAATACGCCAATACAAATCCCCCATATTTATTGGAATCGGCAGCACAATTGCTGGTGGACAAGGGTGTGGAGCATTTGCTGATAGATCTTCCTTCCGTGGATAAGGAAAAGGATGAAGGAGCTCTTTTGGCCCATAAGACCTTTTGGAATTTCGATGGAAAACGTCGACTACAGGCTACTATAACAGAGTTTGTTTTTGTAGCGAATACCATAAAGGATGGGAAGTATTTTTTAAACCTTCAACTGGCTGCCTTCGAAAATGATGCCAGTCCCAGTAGACCGGTTCTATATTTAGTAGAGGAATCATAA
- a CDS encoding DUF4260 domain-containing protein — MRLLIRAEELLMFCLGLYLFSLLDYSWWWFVGLILAPDIGMLGYLMGNKVGAIGYNLFHHKGLAIAIYFLGIYLSLPLCQLIGIILFSHASMDRIFGYGLKYNKGFKYTHLGEIGKANE; from the coding sequence ATGCGGTTACTTATAAGAGCTGAGGAGTTATTAATGTTCTGTTTGGGATTATATCTCTTTAGTTTGTTGGATTATAGCTGGTGGTGGTTTGTTGGGCTAATTTTGGCACCAGATATTGGAATGCTTGGCTACCTTATGGGGAATAAGGTTGGTGCCATTGGGTACAATCTGTTCCATCATAAAGGCTTGGCCATAGCGATTTATTTCCTCGGGATTTATCTTTCATTACCTTTGTGTCAGTTAATAGGAATCATCCTATTTTCACATGCTTCCATGGATAGAATATTTGGATATGGACTTAAATATAACAAGGGGTTTAAATACACCCATTTAGGAGAAATAGGTAAGGCAAATGAGTGA
- a CDS encoding DUF4230 domain-containing protein, whose translation MSDILELFLGLILGAIAMYWVFSFFRKKRSKELTEHQSAILLDKIKSVCKLITVEGDFAEIYRYENTKERFLSLVSSKKKALIIINAKAHIGFDLKKLQMYADNDKKRIILTNFPQPEILSISPELQFYDIQNGLFNTFTPTDLTSLNMEAKQHIRDKIPQSGLMDTANKEALEAVLLIEKIVETIGWKLDYSALEMNNRKKQIMEK comes from the coding sequence ATGAGTGATATATTGGAACTTTTTTTGGGTCTTATTCTCGGGGCCATTGCAATGTACTGGGTGTTTTCTTTTTTTCGAAAAAAAAGGAGCAAAGAGCTTACGGAACATCAGTCGGCCATACTGTTGGATAAGATAAAAAGCGTTTGTAAATTAATAACGGTGGAAGGTGATTTTGCCGAGATTTATCGATACGAAAACACCAAGGAGCGTTTTCTAAGTTTGGTAAGTAGCAAAAAGAAGGCCTTGATCATCATCAATGCCAAGGCGCATATTGGTTTTGATCTAAAAAAGTTGCAAATGTATGCCGATAACGATAAGAAAAGAATTATCCTTACCAATTTTCCGCAACCTGAAATTTTATCAATTTCCCCGGAACTACAGTTTTACGATATACAAAACGGACTATTCAACACTTTTACTCCAACAGATCTTACCTCCTTGAATATGGAGGCAAAGCAACATATTAGGGATAAAATTCCTCAAAGTGGTTTAATGGATACCGCCAATAAGGAAGCTCTTGAAGCTGTACTTTTAATTGAAAAAATTGTAGAGACCATAGGATGGAAATTGGACTATTCCGCCTTGGAAATGAACAATCGAAAGAAGCAGATCATGGAGAAGTAA
- a CDS encoding Dabb family protein, protein MKTLFYTVLFLTMTVTSYGQNKEDMKNFDSNFVHTVFFWLKNPDNVEDRKAFETSILKFMRDSKYAKTNFVGVPPKATRDVVDGSFTYSLVVSFESAEAQAKYQTEEAHNLFVAESSNLWTKVIVYDSQGI, encoded by the coding sequence ATGAAAACTTTATTTTATACTGTATTATTTTTAACGATGACCGTAACAAGTTATGGTCAAAACAAAGAAGATATGAAGAACTTTGATTCCAATTTTGTACACACCGTTTTTTTCTGGTTGAAGAATCCTGATAATGTTGAGGATAGGAAGGCTTTTGAGACATCCATCTTGAAATTTATGCGGGATTCCAAATATGCCAAGACCAACTTTGTGGGCGTGCCGCCAAAGGCCACCCGCGATGTTGTAGATGGTTCCTTTACCTATTCTCTGGTAGTTTCTTTTGAATCTGCCGAGGCACAGGCAAAGTATCAGACTGAGGAAGCCCATAACCTTTTTGTTGCGGAATCCAGCAATTTATGGACCAAGGTAATAGTGTACGACTCCCAAGGGATTTAG
- a CDS encoding GNAT family N-acetyltransferase, which translates to MVTYRQANAGDYLEIAKLHVKSWQQNYRGDFSDHFLDTEATAEREGVWQNRLNNPMPNQFCWVAELEGEICGFACAFLGDDAKYGTLLDNLHVLGTTKGKGIGRQLMRLVAQEVLKNDPGGKLYLWVLKNNTSAMAFYGRLGGANCETVVGNDIGDQQVLKCRIVWDSLKELAH; encoded by the coding sequence ATGGTGACTTACAGGCAAGCCAATGCCGGTGATTATTTGGAAATTGCCAAATTGCATGTAAAAAGTTGGCAACAAAATTACAGGGGTGATTTTAGTGATCATTTTCTGGATACCGAGGCTACCGCTGAGCGTGAAGGTGTTTGGCAGAATAGGTTAAATAATCCAATGCCTAACCAATTTTGCTGGGTAGCGGAGCTGGAAGGGGAAATTTGTGGTTTTGCCTGCGCCTTTCTTGGGGATGATGCCAAATACGGCACATTATTGGACAATTTGCATGTGTTGGGTACAACCAAGGGAAAAGGAATTGGCAGACAATTGATGAGGTTGGTGGCCCAGGAGGTACTAAAGAATGATCCGGGTGGAAAATTGTATTTATGGGTGCTAAAGAACAATACCAGTGCTATGGCCTTTTATGGGCGTTTGGGAGGAGCTAATTGTGAAACCGTGGTAGGAAACGATATTGGCGATCAGCAAGTGCTTAAATGCAGAATAGTATGGGATAGTTTAAAGGAGCTGGCCCACTAG
- a CDS encoding MmcQ/YjbR family DNA-binding protein, translating into MNIEEFREHCILKNGVTEEFPFDAGTLVFKVMGKMFALVPLERIPSQANLKCDPERAIELRETYDGKITAGYHMSKVHWNTLYLETLSPSLVRELIDHSYELVVAGLTKKLQAQLKALD; encoded by the coding sequence ATGAATATAGAGGAATTTAGGGAGCATTGTATTCTTAAAAATGGGGTTACGGAAGAATTTCCCTTCGATGCCGGCACCTTGGTGTTCAAGGTAATGGGAAAAATGTTTGCCCTGGTGCCTCTGGAGCGTATTCCGTCCCAGGCCAATTTAAAATGCGATCCGGAAAGGGCCATAGAATTGCGGGAGACATACGATGGAAAAATAACTGCTGGGTACCATATGAGCAAAGTACATTGGAATACCCTTTATCTTGAGACTTTGTCACCCTCTTTGGTCCGGGAATTGATAGACCATTCCTATGAACTGGTAGTTGCCGGTCTAACAAAAAAGTTACAGGCCCAACTTAAGGCCTTGGATTAA